TCAGACCCCAACAACGCCTCGAAGCGTTGGGTATACCGACAGTACGACCACGAGGTTCAGACACGCACAGTCGTAAAGCCGGGCGACGACGCCTGCGTTCTCAACATAGACGGAACGGGTCTCGCGGTCTCGTCGGGCTGTAACTCGAAACGTGTCGACGCCGACCCCGAGAAGGGCGCGCGCGACGTAGTCTTCGAGAACGCTATGAACCTCGCCGTCAAGGGTGCCGAGCCCATCGCTATGGTCGACTGTCTCAACTTCGGAAACCCGGAGAGACCCGATGTATACGGCGTCTTCGCCGATGCAGTCGGCGGTCTCGGAGACATGGCTCACGAGATAGACGTTCCTATCGTCGGCGGAAACGTCTCCCTCTACAACGAGTCGGAGGAGTTCGGAACCGCCGTAAATCCCACACCCAGCGTCGGTGTCTTCGGAAGGACACCCGACCCTGACGCCCCGCGCGCAGACCTCTCGGAAGCCGACGTTGGAGACTCCGTAGTCGTCGTCGACGGCACCGACGCAGATCCGAGAGACGTAATTGACGACACCGTCGAGATAGCGCGCCTTCGATCCGTCTCGGCGTCACACGACGCCTCGGAGGGCGGTCTCGTGGTCGCTCTCGCCGAGATGTGTGGCGAGAACGGAGCCTCAGTCGAGTACGAAGATCCCTTCGACGAGACCTACGGAAGAGTGGTCTTTGTCACCGACGACGTCGACGCTGTCTCTGAGACGACCGATCTCGAGGTCACCGTGATCGGTGAGGTCACGCAGTCGGGTCTGAGAGTCGAGTCGCCCGACGGCTCCTTCGAACTCTCACACGACGAGATCGACGACGCGCGCGGCTTCATAGAAGACGAGATGTAAAAAGCGAATAACAAATTCTTTTGACCACCGACTTCTTCCTACGTGTATGAGCTTCGAGAAAGGAGACAGCATCATACTCAAGGACGAGTACCACGACAAGAACGGAGAGGAAGGAGAGGTAGTACAGGTCAGCGAGACGATGTTCGGAGGCAACACCTACACCGTCGAGGTCGACGACGAGAGAATAGCGGGTCTCGGCGAGGATCAGTTAGAAGCGGCTGACTAACACTAACTAAACTAAGCTCTTATTCCTTCCCCGGCGTCGAGTATCTCGACCTCAGCGTCGTCTACCTTCTCCGCGAACTCGTCGGGATTCTGCTGTATAGGCGGGAAGGTGTCGTAATGGATGGGTATAGCCGTCTCTACACCGAGCCAGTCGACGGCGACCGCCGCCTCGTCTATGCCCATCGTGAAATGGTCGCCTATCGGAACCGCAGCGACGTCGGGGTCGTAGACTCCGCCGATGACCTTCTCCATGTCGCCGAATAGGGCGGTGTCACCCGCGTGGTAGAAGCTAGTCTCGCCGTCGTCTATGACGTAACCAGCGGGGGTACCTCCGTATCCGTCGAAGTCCGCCTCTCCCGGAGTTCCCGACGAGTGGAAAGCCTTCGTCATCTGGAACTCGACGCCGTCGTGCTCGTAGCTTCCTCCGACGTTCATACCTACCGAGTCTTCGTGTCCCTGCTTGCCTAAGTAGCCCGCGACCTCGGGCTGTGCGATCACGGTCGCATCGAACTCGTGAGCCTCGGCGACGTGGTCGAAATGTCCGTGTGTCACCGCGACGACGTCGGGGTCGAAATCGTCGGGGGTGACGTCGTTCCAGTTGTTGCCCTCGGTAAAGGGATCGATGAGTATCTGTGTGCCGTTCTCAGCCTCTATCTCGAAGAATGCGTGTCCGTGGTATCTTATCTCCATGTCTACGACATAACGAACCTCGTATAAATACCCAACGCAACGCGCAGAACTTTGAACTTAAGTAACTGGCTGTGGTAGATCCGCCAACACAAACATGAGCGACGAAGAGACACTCCGTGAGTCGGGGGAAAAGCTGGACGAGATAATAGACGACGAGTCGGTTCCACGTAACATACGTGAGTCACTCGAAGAGGCTCAGGAGTATCT
This is a stretch of genomic DNA from Candidatus Afararchaeum irisae. It encodes these proteins:
- a CDS encoding metal-dependent hydrolase — translated: MEIRYHGHAFFEIEAENGTQILIDPFTEGNNWNDVTPDDFDPDVVAVTHGHFDHVAEAHEFDATVIAQPEVAGYLGKQGHEDSVGMNVGGSYEHDGVEFQMTKAFHSSGTPGEADFDGYGGTPAGYVIDDGETSFYHAGDTALFGDMEKVIGGVYDPDVAAVPIGDHFTMGIDEAAVAVDWLGVETAIPIHYDTFPPIQQNPDEFAEKVDDAEVEILDAGEGIRA
- a CDS encoding DUF1918 domain-containing protein — its product is MSFEKGDSIILKDEYHDKNGEEGEVVQVSETMFGGNTYTVEVDDERIAGLGEDQLEAAD